A single region of the Triticum dicoccoides isolate Atlit2015 ecotype Zavitan chromosome 2B, WEW_v2.0, whole genome shotgun sequence genome encodes:
- the LOC119364580 gene encoding poly(rC)-binding protein 3-like yields the protein MDAAELLLHKIRYQGDHADNTVVLVVPYACCGTLIGKGGTLIKSLAEATNAGITVSHHRVCYSFNDRLVKITALIPCGVAPPAFGVVLGLPVPDSWPRMFNGVPYCSLDNQHMNGLLINPLMYTRSSFNLEIVQICIMQTYFRLLHKEGARGSVPSNRGWVDSSRNSQMNHCCNL from the exons ATGGACGCCGCCGAGCTCCTCCTCCACAAGATTCGCTACCAG GGCGACCATGCCGACAACACCGTGGTGCTGGTGGTGCCCTACGCCTGCTGCGGCACACTCATCGGCAAAGGAGGCACGCTCATCAA GTCGTTAGCTGAAGCGACAAATGCTGGAATCACGGTCTCgcaccaccgagtctgctacagttTCAATGACAGACTGGTTAAGATCACTGCTTTGATTCCTTGCGGCGTCGCGCCTCCCGCCTTTGGTGTTGTTCTGGGTCTGCCCGTGCCAGATTCGTGGCCTCGCATGTTTAATGGGGTGCCTTACTGTAGTCTAGATAATCAGCACATGAATGGACTGTTAATTAATCCGTTAATGTACACAAGGAGTTCGTTTAATCTAGAAATTGTACAAATCTGCATCATGCAAACTTACTTCAGGTTGTTACATAAGGAAGGAGCTCGGGGTTCAGTTCCAAGCAATAGGGGTTGGGTTGATTCCTCTAGAAATAGTCAGATGAATCATTGCTGTAATTTGTAA